The uncultured Subdoligranulum sp. genomic sequence CAGCAGGTTTCCCGCCGTGCGCAGCGATTCCAGATACCGGATGACCTGCCGCGCATTGGCGCCCCTTTCCCCCTCTGCATTTTTCAATCCATCCAGTTCCTCCAGGACGGCAAGAGGTAAAACAAGATGGTTGTCCTCAAAGGATTGGAGGGCATAGGGCGCCTGGATCAGAACATTGGTATCCAGAATATACGTTTTTTGCATGGCGTCTTCTCCTTTTCATTACAGAAATTTGATTCTCTTCATAACGAAAACAGCCGGTTTTTCAGAAAAAGCGGCGCAAAGCAACGCACTTCCTCCGGAAAACCGGCTGATGCTATACAGGCAATATGCCAGGAAATCATATAGGGCAAAAAGCATAGGCAATCCACTCCATATTTCTATTATACATTTGATGCATTTGGTTTTCCATATAACCGGAGTTAATTATCTGTAAAATACAAGTAAAATAAATATATGAGTACCTCCGGCTTTCTTGTAGAGCGCATGTGAACTTTTTAAATGATAGTTCTGTCTTTGAATTTCAAATTTCTGATAAAGCAAAAGCGGAAATTTAAATGGGTAAGCCTGTCCTTTTTCAGCCAAACCGGCACATATTCGCTCACCGCCTTGGTTTATCATGACGAGAGTCTGCAAGGCATTAAAAAATTGTACACTTATATTTAATTTTCATGGTATAAAACCATCGAACAGGAACGGCATTTACCGTTCCTGTTCATAGTGTTTGGGCTTTCTTTGCCGTTGCGTCTTTGTCTGTTGTTTCTGTCGCAGGCGCTCCCGGACGGAGCGTGTTTCCGCTTCCTCGTGGAGCAGATTTGCGACATCCCGCTTGCTGTCAAACATCATCAGCGAATCGTATTTCTCGCCATAGGTGTCCTGCACACGAGTAACCGCAGAGCGTTCTTTTTTCCCACGGATGGAAAGCCGTGCCTCCATCAGCTCACCAGCGTCAAATTCTGAAGCCTGTTTCTTCAATTCGCTGTATTCCTTCAGTGCGGCGTCCAGTTCAGCAGAATACTTTGCCTCCTGCGCTTCCAGTTTTTTCAGCGCACTTTCCATTGCAGCAATAACGGCGGCTTTCAGTTCATGAAGCAAAGCGTTGTCTGCTTTGATCTGTCGGTTTATCTCGCAGCGGTCAGAGATGACTCCCTGCCGTTCCAGCGAACGGGCGAAAACGCCCTCATGAATGGTTGGCTGCTCGTCCAATCCCCGTTCTGCATGGCTGCGGTGGTCAATGCGTTCTTCATGTCCGTACCGTTCCAGATAACGATTCGCTGCATCTGCCCACGCCTTGCGCCACTGGACAAGTTGTTCTTCGCTGTTCCAACGCTCGGAGATAGGATTTTGCCTTCCGTATTTCGTGCTTTTTGGGTATTTGCTGACCCGTTCATATCCGTGTTTTTCTGCTTCGGAGGACGGCAGATATTCGCCTCGCAAAGTACAAATACAATACAGTGATTGAGGATTCTCTATCTAAGCTTTCTTCTTTTAAGGGGTTGGAAATATACCGGTCGAGTAATGAGTATCGAAAAAAAGCAGATGAAATACGGGAAACAAATGAAGCGACTTGTGAGATAGATCAGCTTCGTAAAGTCGGCATGGGTAAGGAATGCCTAAAATCCTTGTTGGGTTGGCTAAATTCAGAAAAGCATTTGAAGATTTCAAAGAAAGCCTTAATCAATGAACTCATGGTGGATGAAATTCCAGAAGAAATAAAGAGCTTTTTTGAGTCAATTCAACAGGCCATGCAATAAGATCATGTGTTACCTTTTTGATCGTCCCCTTGATTAGAATATTATATAAAAAGTCTTACCTACAGAAAAATATTTTATTATTTCCCTTACAACCGTGCGGATAGCTCCGCACGGTTTCCGTTTTATTGATTAATTTGTCAAATATAGCCTTTAAAATGCACAAAGCTAAATCATAAAGAACGGCAAAATTTCCTCATAATAAAATACTTTCTAACCGTTGCTAATTGTATTGTTCGCTCAAGAGATGTATAATTTTTATAATTAAATATAAGGAGCTTACACAATGGAGTATGTAACACCCAAAGATAAATCCGCTGAATGGGGAATTTCACAGCGAAGGGTTGAAGTCCTTTGTGAATCTGGACGTGTTTTGGGCGCTTACCGTCTGGGACGTGTATGGGCCATTCCCAAGGAAGCTGAAAAGCCTTTAGATGGGAGAACACGGGAAGCAAGAAACGGCAAAAAAGGAGAATCCTCATGTTTTACCGAATGATCACCAATGCGCGAGACCGTTGGTTTGCATCCTCTGAGTGTACGGCTCAAGGAATTATCGATTATATACTTAAAACCAATCAAATGCGTGACGCTCAAATAGATGCTATTAAAACTTATCTATTTCTGAAAATTGCCTGTGGTTGTGCACCGTTGGCAAAGTTGTTTTCTCAAGGAGCATTCAACACTCTGGATTTAGAGCAAGAGGAACTTTCTGCGAAAACCAGAGCTTTTTTAGTTGATCATCCTGCTGCTGCAGCACTGTTTGAATATTCTTGCCTAAAAAATGAGGGAAACGAGCAGGTTTCTGCAAAGCTAGAGAAGCAGATTAGAAAAAATCCGGAAAGCATCAATTATGATAGCTTTTTCCGTTCTGCCTTTTACGGAGTATCTTATACGGATTATCTGTTCAGCCTTCCGATGGGCGCAGGTAAGACCTTCCTGATGGCTGCATTTATTTATTTGGATCTTTATTTTGCTCAAAATGAACCCCATAATCCGGCCTTTGCCCATAACTTTATTATTTTTGCACCTTCCGGCCTTAAATCCTCAGTAGTTCCCAGTCTGAAAACTATTCAGAGGTTCGATCCTTCTTGGGTCATCCCAGAGCCAGCGGCATCAGAAATTAAGCGCCAAATTTTCTTTGAGGTACTGGATCAAGGAAAATCAGCTAGTAAATCTAATAAGACAAAAAATCCAAACGTTCAAAAAATTGCTAACCATCAACCGCTATCTGAACTGTTTGGGCTGGTGGCAGTCACTAATGCTGAAAAAGTGATTCTTGACCGTATACAGGAAGTTGAAGGACAAATCAGCTTTTACGATGAGAGCGACGATGAAAAAGACCGGCAAGCAAATGAGCTGCGCAACCTGCTTGGAAAACTCCCTGGCCTATCCATTTTCATCGACGAGGTACACCACGCGGTTAGTAGTGAAATCAAGCTGCGAGCTGTGGTAAATAAGTGGATGCAAAACGAAACAGTTAATTCCGTAATTGGTTTTTCCGGAACTCCATATCTAGAAAAGCTGGAAAAGATTAAGGTAACAGAAGAACTCTCAGTATCATCTTCTGAAATCTCAAACATTGTCTACTATTACCCGCTAATTGATGGTGTAGGAAATTTCTTGAAACGACCAGTTGTAAAGATTGCAGATATAGCTGATAGTAGCCGTATTATTGAAAACGGTATTAGAGAGTTTCTAAATACGTACCATGACACTATCTATCCTGATGGGACTCGAGCCAAGTTGGGCATTTATTGTGGCAGCATTGAAAAACTGGAAGAGTTAGTCTACCCTCTTGCAGCACGCATTGCAGCAGAATACGAACTTTCCAGCGATACAATTCTGAAGTTCCATAAAGGCAACAAGCAGTATCCTCAACCGGCTGATAGTCAAATGGAATTTGATAGTCTGGATCAGCCTTTTTCAAAAATTCGTATTGTGCTATTGGTCCAAATCGGAAAAGAAGGATGGGATTGTCGAAGCCTAACAGGAATTATCCTCTCTCAAGAAGGCGACTGCCCTAAAAACATGGTGCTTCAAACTGCTTGCCGATGCCTACGCCAAGTTCAAAAGAATGCATTGGAAAGTGCGCTGATTTACCTTAACAGTAGCAATGCCGAAAAACTTAACAGCCAGCTGCAAAAACAACATCACATTTC encodes the following:
- a CDS encoding DNA-binding protein, which produces MEYVTPKDKSAEWGISQRRVEVLCESGRVLGAYRLGRVWAIPKEAEKPLDGRTREARNGKKGESSCFTE
- a CDS encoding DEAD/DEAH box helicase family protein, with the translated sequence MFYRMITNARDRWFASSECTAQGIIDYILKTNQMRDAQIDAIKTYLFLKIACGCAPLAKLFSQGAFNTLDLEQEELSAKTRAFLVDHPAAAALFEYSCLKNEGNEQVSAKLEKQIRKNPESINYDSFFRSAFYGVSYTDYLFSLPMGAGKTFLMAAFIYLDLYFAQNEPHNPAFAHNFIIFAPSGLKSSVVPSLKTIQRFDPSWVIPEPAASEIKRQIFFEVLDQGKSASKSNKTKNPNVQKIANHQPLSELFGLVAVTNAEKVILDRIQEVEGQISFYDESDDEKDRQANELRNLLGKLPGLSIFIDEVHHAVSSEIKLRAVVNKWMQNETVNSVIGFSGTPYLEKLEKIKVTEELSVSSSEISNIVYYYPLIDGVGNFLKRPVVKIADIADSSRIIENGIREFLNTYHDTIYPDGTRAKLGIYCGSIEKLEELVYPLAARIAAEYELSSDTILKFHKGNKQYPQPADSQMEFDSLDQPFSKIRIVLLVQIGKEGWDCRSLTGIILSQEGDCPKNMVLQTACRCLRQVQKNALESALIYLNSSNAEKLNSQLQKQHHISLQEFAQADHHKVPLARYDRTKYLHLPKVEFYQLKINYETLTLEAAHPEETLCDAYKGTENATGIIKTTDLSMEIVDTKMDDEERGIVPAAYYAWLYRITRDSFGSLTMEELLSYDIQLRTIFELITYQKEDSRYFSSRFNLPQVEANIRKAFCDRRSYKTKEEQIPLSVSLLNITNFTQTVETEHPDKYYPSQEDVQKIVLDDQGKLKVDKKAQAMMDLAQEMGQEDVLAMLRKKYSSYPRKNHSFHYLPYHTDSGFEQTFLRDVLTFPEIERLGLEVYYNGDRSMTEFKIKCYKRNSDAWQYIGMYTPDFLILQREDGRIQKVIIVETKGDAYANDPKFKDKKDFVQTKFLRLNNSAFGYERFEYLYLEDTMPERDRLTLTKDTINNFFKV